The proteins below come from a single Aegilops tauschii subsp. strangulata cultivar AL8/78 chromosome 6, Aet v6.0, whole genome shotgun sequence genomic window:
- the LOC109773178 gene encoding phosphoenolpyruvate carboxylase kinase 1, which produces MSADLNRDYEIGEEIGRGRFGVVHRCTSRSTGEAFAVKSVDRSNLADDLDRELAEIEPKLAQLAGAGNPGVVQVHAVYEDDTWTHMVMDLCSGPDLLDWVRLRRGAPVPEPVAADIIAQLAQALALCHRRGVAHRDVKPDNVVLDVDDDGENSSPRARLADFGSAAWIGADGGRAEGLVGTPHYVAPEVVSGGHYGEKADVWSAGVVMYVLLSGGALPFGGETAKDVLSAVMRGSVRFPPRLFSGVSPAAKDLMRRMMCRDEWRRFSAEQVLRHPWIVSGGGARAMEQPT; this is translated from the exons ATGAGTGCAGACCTAAACCGAGACTACGAGATTGGCGAGGAGATCGGGCGCGGGCGGTTCGGCGTCGTCCACCGCTGCACGTCGCGCTCCACCGGCGAGGCCTTCGCCGTCAAGTCCGTGGACCGCTCCAACCTCGCCGACGACCTCGACCGGGAGCTGGCGGAGATCGAGCCCAAGCTGGCCCAGCTCGCCGGCGCGGGGAACCCGGGCGTCGTGCAGGTGCACGCCGTCTACGAGGACGACACGTGGACCCACATGGTCATGGACCTCTGCTCCGGCCCGGACCTGCTCGACTGGGTCCGCCTCCGCCGCGGCGCGCCCGTGCCGGAGCCCGTCGCCGCGGACATCATCGCGCAGCTCGCCCAGGCGCTCGCGCTCTGCCACCGTCGCGGGGTGGCCCACCGCGACGTGAAGCCTGACAACGTCGTCCTGGACGTCGACGACGACGGTGAAAACAGCTCCCCGCGCGCGCGGCTCGCGGACTTCGGGTCGGCCGCGTGGATCGGCGCCGACGGCGGCCGCGCCGAGGGCCTCGTGGGCACCCCACACTACGTCGCGCCCGAGGTTGTTTCCGGCGGCCACTACGGCGAGAAGGCGGACGTGTGGAGCGCGGGCGTGGTGATGTACGTGCTGCTCTCCGGCGGAGCGCTCCCCTTCGGCGGCGAGACGGCGAAGGACGTGCTCTCGGCCGTGATGCGGGGCAGCGTTAGGTTCCCCCCGAGGCTGTTCTCCGGCGTGTCTCCGGCCGCCAAGGACCTCATGAGGCGGATGATGTGCCGCGACGAGTGGCGACGCTTCTCCGCCGAGCAAGTTCTCC GCCACCCGTGGATCGTGAGCGGCGGAGGAGCCCGGGCGATGGAGCAGCCAACCTGA